From the genome of Halomonas sp. MCCC 1A13316, one region includes:
- the gloB gene encoding hydroxyacylglutathione hydrolase: MLSVTPIPALSDNYIWLMRQDTSPDVCVVDPGDAEPVIRVLEQEGLTLGTILVTHHHPDHTGGLPELIDRYSPQVIGPDNPDIDGLTKRVAKGDTCRVMGRRFDVHEVPGHTLDHIAFFTAGIPPLLFCGDTLFSAGCGRLFEGTPEQMYRSLQTLTALPDDTLVFAAHEYTLANLKFAQAADPHNRDVADAIVEAQRARDLDRPTLPSHLAREKRINPFLRCDNPDVRATAAQHGNTDTDQATFTTLRAWKDSF; the protein is encoded by the coding sequence ATGCTGAGCGTGACACCGATTCCCGCTTTAAGCGACAACTATATCTGGCTCATGCGCCAGGACACGAGCCCCGACGTCTGTGTCGTGGATCCAGGCGACGCAGAGCCGGTCATCCGTGTCCTCGAGCAAGAAGGGCTCACCCTCGGCACTATTCTCGTCACCCATCATCACCCCGATCATACCGGTGGCTTGCCGGAACTCATCGATCGCTACTCGCCGCAGGTAATCGGACCTGACAACCCGGACATCGACGGCCTGACGAAACGTGTTGCGAAAGGCGATACCTGCCGGGTCATGGGACGGCGCTTCGATGTGCATGAAGTGCCGGGGCATACTCTCGATCATATCGCCTTCTTTACCGCCGGCATCCCGCCACTTCTGTTCTGTGGCGACACGCTGTTTTCCGCAGGCTGTGGTCGTCTGTTCGAAGGCACTCCCGAGCAGATGTACCGTTCGCTGCAGACCCTGACCGCATTGCCGGACGACACGCTGGTGTTCGCTGCTCATGAGTATACCTTGGCCAACCTCAAGTTTGCCCAGGCGGCCGACCCGCATAACCGCGACGTTGCCGATGCCATTGTCGAGGCCCAGCGCGCCCGCGATCTCGACCGCCCTACCCTGCCGAGCCATCTGGCCCGGGAGAAGCGCATCAACCCCTTCTTGCGCTGCGATAACCCGGATGTACGCGCCACGGCTGCGCAGCACGGCAATACCGATACCGACCAGGCCACGTTCACCACCCTGCGTGCCTGGAAAGACAGTTTCTAA
- a CDS encoding methyltransferase domain-containing protein translates to MSNPHEALALARLCREGRRYWSSEDGQAHWRAERACLGPICESLHGGHSLELGVGPSLTDMSPIRHNIRWAPTTELSESASTLVCPLDALALPDECLHLVVVHHLLEVVDEPHRLLQEAARVTADDGCLVVLGWMPLGMGGLSRLSPGRRSRLPWRGHWRTPSKLSEWLAFVDFRVERVDYCGFHLPGSPPGNTVLETLGRRHNVPLGDSYIIHARRRNRLAQSQRPRLRLQGSLGGGALGHATRVGSTTPEPSRRTTEVECQ, encoded by the coding sequence ATGTCAAACCCGCATGAAGCGCTTGCCCTGGCACGGCTGTGTCGAGAAGGGCGTCGCTACTGGTCCAGTGAAGATGGCCAGGCCCACTGGCGTGCCGAGCGAGCCTGCCTGGGGCCGATCTGCGAGAGCCTGCACGGCGGCCATAGCCTGGAGCTCGGCGTCGGGCCTTCTCTTACCGACATGTCGCCCATCCGTCATAACATACGCTGGGCACCAACGACCGAGCTGTCGGAGTCCGCTTCCACTCTGGTGTGCCCTCTGGACGCGCTCGCGTTGCCCGACGAATGCCTTCACCTCGTGGTCGTTCATCATCTGCTGGAAGTTGTCGACGAGCCTCATCGGCTGCTGCAGGAGGCGGCCCGGGTTACCGCTGACGATGGGTGCCTGGTCGTGCTTGGCTGGATGCCGTTGGGCATGGGCGGTCTCTCGCGACTCTCGCCGGGGCGCCGCAGCCGCCTGCCTTGGCGTGGGCATTGGCGCACGCCATCCAAGCTGAGTGAGTGGCTCGCATTTGTCGATTTCCGCGTCGAGCGGGTAGACTACTGCGGATTTCACCTGCCCGGCAGTCCGCCTGGCAATACCGTTCTGGAAACGCTGGGGCGCCGCCACAACGTGCCGCTAGGTGACAGCTATATCATTCACGCCCGCCGCCGAAACCGACTCGCTCAGAGCCAGCGTCCCCGCTTGAGGCTGCAGGGCTCCTTGGGCGGTGGTGCGCTGGGTCATGCCACGCGTGTCGGCAGTACCACACCGGAACCAAGCAGAAGGACCACCGAAGTTGAGTGTCAGTGA
- the rnhA gene encoding ribonuclease HI — MSVSDPDKPLPKVIIHTDGACRGNPGPGGWGAVLCSGRHEKTLNGFEATTTNNRMELMAAIMALRTLKQACEVELWTDSEYLRRGITEWIHGWMKRNWKTASKQPVKNAELWRELLEETHRHRIEWHWVKGHSGHPGNERADALANAAIDAHWTRGKPQATQPES; from the coding sequence TTGAGTGTCAGTGACCCCGACAAGCCATTGCCCAAAGTCATCATTCATACCGACGGTGCCTGCCGTGGCAATCCCGGGCCTGGTGGGTGGGGGGCCGTGCTTTGCAGCGGCCGGCATGAGAAGACCCTGAACGGCTTCGAGGCGACCACTACCAACAACCGGATGGAGCTGATGGCAGCGATCATGGCGCTGAGAACGCTCAAGCAGGCCTGCGAAGTGGAGCTGTGGACCGATTCCGAATACTTGCGCCGCGGCATTACCGAGTGGATACACGGCTGGATGAAGCGCAACTGGAAGACCGCTAGCAAGCAGCCGGTCAAGAACGCCGAACTGTGGCGCGAGTTACTCGAGGAGACTCATCGCCATCGTATCGAGTGGCACTGGGTCAAGGGGCACAGCGGCCACCCCGGTAATGAGCGTGCCGACGCGCTGGCCAATGCCGCCATCGATGCCCACTGGACCCGCGGCAAGCCGCAAGCCACCCAACCTGAGTCCTAG
- the dnaQ gene encoding DNA polymerase III subunit epsilon produces the protein MRQIVLDTETTGIDPREGHRLIEIGAVELVNRRLTGNTYHQYINPQREVEAEAIGVHGITNEFLVDKPLFAEVADAFWEFIRGAELVIHNAAFDVGFIDNEFTLLLGARGEPRLGPVAEHCRILDTLQLARARHPGQRNSLDALCKRYEIDNGRRVLHGALLDAEILADVYLAMTGGQTALSLDAEERGDSQAMASGLSIRRMSLAAGALRVLRPGQAELAAHQAKLEKIRLAAGSCQWDMLASQPHGNDDAAP, from the coding sequence ATGCGTCAGATCGTTCTGGATACCGAAACCACCGGCATCGATCCACGCGAGGGCCACCGCCTGATCGAGATAGGTGCTGTGGAACTCGTCAACCGGCGCCTAACGGGCAATACCTACCATCAGTACATCAACCCCCAGCGTGAAGTCGAGGCAGAGGCCATTGGTGTGCACGGCATCACCAATGAGTTTCTCGTCGACAAACCGCTATTCGCCGAGGTCGCCGATGCCTTCTGGGAATTCATTCGCGGCGCGGAACTGGTGATCCACAACGCCGCTTTCGACGTCGGCTTCATCGATAATGAGTTCACACTCTTGCTGGGTGCACGCGGTGAGCCACGCCTAGGGCCGGTGGCGGAGCACTGTCGCATCCTCGACACCTTGCAACTGGCCCGTGCGCGCCACCCCGGACAGCGCAACAGCCTCGACGCACTCTGCAAGCGCTACGAGATCGACAACGGTCGTCGGGTGCTGCACGGGGCACTGCTCGATGCCGAGATTCTGGCCGACGTCTACCTGGCTATGACCGGCGGGCAGACGGCGCTGTCATTGGATGCGGAAGAGCGGGGCGACAGCCAGGCCATGGCCAGCGGTCTATCGATCCGGCGCATGTCGCTTGCCGCCGGCGCCCTGCGTGTGCTGCGGCCTGGCCAGGCTGAGCTCGCGGCGCATCAGGCCAAGCTCGAGAAGATTCGACTGGCGGCGGGAAGCTGCCAGTGGGATATGTTGGCGAGCCAGCCTCATGGGAACGACGATGCTGCGCCGTGA
- the nudC gene encoding NAD(+) diphosphatase, giving the protein MLRRELPLTASSGRLIRVASGRIAPGPDDTPLQPAQPWPENIQPLAYWHDEPIGLSVEEHAGEHWPDARHWLTRLPESWFPLISTALQVAAWLRDHRFCGRCGAPASRLDAEFAMHCNQCGHRNYPRISPCIITLVTHGDAMLLARSPRFPPGRYSTLAGFIEPGESAEEAVHREIYEEVGITVGRTRYYRSQAWPFPHALMLGFFAEAASRRIRIDGIEIADAAWFHPKRLPQLPPPYSISRALIETHLAEVADGIGQLGRLQ; this is encoded by the coding sequence ATGCTGCGCCGTGAGCTGCCCCTGACGGCCAGCAGCGGAAGACTCATCCGGGTCGCTTCGGGGCGTATTGCCCCAGGTCCCGATGATACCCCTCTCCAACCGGCGCAGCCTTGGCCCGAGAATATACAACCGTTGGCGTACTGGCACGACGAACCGATCGGCCTTTCGGTGGAGGAGCATGCCGGTGAGCACTGGCCCGATGCTCGCCATTGGCTTACCCGCCTTCCCGAATCTTGGTTTCCCTTGATCTCCACTGCGCTGCAGGTTGCCGCCTGGCTCCGCGATCATCGTTTCTGTGGTCGCTGCGGTGCGCCTGCGTCCCGGCTCGATGCCGAGTTCGCCATGCACTGCAACCAGTGCGGTCACCGCAACTACCCTCGTATCTCGCCATGCATCATTACCCTGGTCACCCATGGCGATGCCATGCTGCTGGCTCGTAGCCCGCGCTTTCCACCCGGGCGCTACTCCACCCTGGCGGGTTTCATCGAGCCGGGGGAATCGGCCGAGGAAGCGGTGCATCGAGAAATATACGAAGAGGTGGGCATCACGGTAGGGCGTACACGCTATTACCGTAGCCAGGCCTGGCCTTTCCCACATGCGCTGATGCTGGGCTTCTTTGCCGAAGCGGCCAGCCGGCGCATCCGTATCGATGGAATCGAGATCGCCGACGCTGCCTGGTTCCACCCAAAGCGACTACCGCAGTTGCCGCCGCCCTATTCCATTTCGCGGGCGCTGATCGAGACCCACCTTGCCGAGGTGGCCGACGGTATCGGCCAGTTGGGCAGACTGCAATGA
- a CDS encoding SCP2 sterol-binding domain-containing protein: MSTSTLDKLQERFDPQAAEGMDDVFQFHFSDNGSHYLVVKDGTLAITEGEHDDPSVSLSMSSDTLKGIMTGEVNGMTAFMTGKLKATGNVMLATKLTSLFPNR, translated from the coding sequence ATGTCCACTTCGACATTAGACAAGCTGCAAGAGCGCTTCGACCCCCAGGCTGCCGAGGGCATGGACGATGTCTTCCAGTTTCACTTCAGCGACAACGGCAGCCACTATCTGGTAGTGAAGGATGGCACCCTGGCGATCACGGAAGGCGAACATGACGACCCTTCCGTATCGCTCTCCATGAGCAGCGATACGTTGAAGGGCATCATGACCGGAGAAGTCAATGGCATGACGGCTTTCATGACCGGCAAGCTCAAGGCCACCGGTAACGTGATGCTGGCGACCAAGCTGACGAGTCTGTTCCCGAATCGCTGA
- the sohB gene encoding protease SohB, whose product MNEWLMDMGRFVVQTSILTLLVVIAVIVIARIKSEAGERVRLRVDELNERLEYRRRRLTLAATEPNARKRLLKAFRRDDKSRTRAGRKQAGESRGTVWVLDFVGDLKATGVGRFAEEISAVAAAASDGDEVVIRLESAGGLVHGYGLAAAQVDRLREAGLSTTICVDKVAASGGYLMACAADHLRAAPFAVLGSIGVVAQLPNVHRLLKRHDVDFELLTAGEYKRTLTVFGENTEEGREKFQSDLEHIHDLFKRHVAERRPTLDIEAVATGEVWYGRDALEKGLVDALGTSEAYLVARMEEARVVSVRLEARHPMGKRLGMAVKEGVEGGVERLLERLDASRWEKR is encoded by the coding sequence GTGAATGAATGGTTGATGGATATGGGGCGCTTCGTCGTACAGACGTCGATCTTGACCCTGCTGGTCGTGATTGCGGTTATCGTGATTGCACGCATCAAGAGCGAGGCGGGTGAGCGCGTTCGACTACGAGTCGATGAGTTGAACGAACGTCTTGAGTACCGGCGCCGGCGCTTGACCCTGGCCGCTACCGAGCCGAACGCACGCAAACGCCTGCTCAAGGCCTTCCGGCGCGATGACAAGAGCCGCACCCGAGCTGGCCGCAAACAGGCTGGCGAATCACGCGGTACGGTATGGGTACTGGACTTTGTTGGTGATCTCAAGGCCACCGGAGTAGGCCGTTTCGCCGAAGAAATCTCTGCTGTCGCGGCGGCAGCGAGCGATGGGGACGAGGTCGTGATTCGCCTGGAGTCGGCGGGAGGTCTCGTACACGGCTACGGGCTGGCCGCCGCTCAGGTAGACCGACTGCGTGAAGCAGGACTTAGCACCACGATATGCGTAGACAAGGTGGCCGCCAGCGGTGGCTATCTCATGGCATGCGCCGCGGACCATCTGCGTGCCGCGCCGTTTGCCGTTCTGGGCTCGATTGGTGTAGTGGCCCAGCTGCCCAACGTCCATCGCCTGCTCAAGCGTCATGACGTCGATTTCGAGCTACTTACCGCAGGCGAGTACAAGCGAACCCTTACCGTATTCGGAGAGAACACCGAGGAGGGACGGGAGAAGTTCCAATCGGACCTGGAGCACATACACGACCTGTTCAAGCGTCACGTGGCCGAGCGCCGCCCAACGCTGGACATCGAGGCGGTAGCTACGGGCGAGGTGTGGTACGGGCGCGACGCACTCGAAAAAGGGCTGGTGGACGCCCTGGGTACCAGTGAGGCCTATCTGGTAGCGCGGATGGAGGAGGCACGGGTGGTCAGCGTGCGCCTGGAAGCTCGGCATCCCATGGGAAAGCGGCTCGGCATGGCCGTCAAGGAAGGCGTGGAAGGGGGTGTCGAACGCTTACTGGAACGCCTCGACGCAAGTCGTTGGGAAAAGCGCTGA
- a CDS encoding ArsR/SmtB family transcription factor, producing the protein MSTSNSAASRLLQAGNPAIDQATALLKALANDNRLRILCLLDGSELSVTELNQRLALSQSALSQHLAILRREGLVSTRRASQTIYYSLQGQQARRMIEALVKLQEA; encoded by the coding sequence ATGAGCACCTCGAACAGCGCTGCATCTCGCCTTCTCCAGGCCGGCAATCCGGCCATCGACCAGGCCACCGCACTGCTGAAGGCACTGGCAAACGATAACCGGTTGCGCATCCTGTGCTTGCTGGATGGATCCGAGCTGTCGGTCACCGAACTCAATCAACGGCTGGCCTTGAGCCAGTCGGCCTTGTCCCAGCATCTGGCGATCCTGAGGCGGGAGGGTCTGGTCTCGACACGTCGAGCATCACAGACCATTTACTACTCGCTTCAAGGACAGCAGGCGCGGCGGATGATCGAAGCGCTAGTAAAGCTGCAGGAAGCGTGA
- a CDS encoding propionyl-CoA synthetase produces the protein MTTYNAEFQRSIDQPEAFWAEQAYRIPWFTPPSTVLDFDEQGHARWYTDGEMNICHAALDHHVAQGRGDQPAVYWDSPVTGGKRTLTYREMRDEVALFAGALKGLGVEKGDRVVIYMPMVPEALVAMYACARLGAVHSVVFGGFAPHELAVRIDDAQPKVVVAASCGIEIDRVIPYKPNIDAAIEQSEHKPDACIFLQRDQQRAELGVRDHDWSTLVQRATPAECVPVKGSDPLYVLYTSGTTGKPKGVVRDTAGYAVALHYSMETIYDVAPGDVFFSASDVGWVVGHSYIVYAPLLRGCTTVVYEGKPVKTPDAGAFWRLVSQYRVKSFFTAPTAFRAIKKEDPDGKLLQQYDISCLKALYLAGERLDPPTFHWLDDLLEVPVIDHWWQTESGWPIAANLQGLEPMPTKAGSATVPVPGFNVQILDREGEQSGPMAQGSVVIKQPLPPGCLVGIWGDPKRFHSAYMAAYPGYYLTGDGGYFDEDGYLFIMGRTDDVINVAGHRLSTGEMEEVVGAHKAVAECAVIGIHDALKGQIPVGLVIPKDGFDGDEVTLENELIALVREKIGPVACFKQVLVVNRLPKTRSGKILRKLLRNIADGKEYGVPSTIDDPASLQDVHEAMRERDVGSAHEARQV, from the coding sequence ATGACAACCTATAACGCCGAATTCCAACGTTCGATCGACCAGCCGGAAGCCTTCTGGGCCGAACAGGCATACCGTATACCATGGTTCACGCCACCCAGTACCGTCCTCGACTTCGACGAGCAAGGCCACGCTCGCTGGTATACGGACGGAGAGATGAACATCTGTCATGCCGCGCTGGATCACCATGTCGCGCAGGGACGTGGCGACCAGCCGGCCGTCTATTGGGACTCGCCGGTCACCGGCGGCAAGCGCACCCTGACCTATCGTGAAATGCGCGACGAGGTGGCTCTGTTCGCCGGTGCCTTGAAGGGTCTCGGGGTAGAAAAGGGCGATCGAGTCGTCATCTACATGCCCATGGTCCCGGAGGCCCTGGTGGCAATGTACGCTTGCGCGCGGCTGGGAGCCGTGCACTCCGTGGTGTTCGGTGGCTTCGCCCCGCACGAGCTTGCCGTTCGCATCGACGATGCACAGCCGAAGGTCGTTGTCGCAGCCTCCTGCGGTATCGAAATCGATCGGGTCATACCCTACAAGCCGAATATCGATGCGGCTATCGAGCAGAGCGAGCATAAGCCCGATGCCTGTATTTTCCTGCAGCGCGACCAGCAGCGGGCCGAGCTCGGTGTACGCGACCATGACTGGTCGACGCTGGTGCAGCGCGCAACGCCTGCCGAATGCGTACCGGTCAAGGGCAGCGATCCGCTTTATGTGCTGTATACCTCCGGCACCACGGGCAAGCCCAAGGGTGTGGTTCGCGACACGGCGGGCTACGCGGTGGCACTGCACTACTCCATGGAAACCATCTACGACGTAGCACCGGGCGATGTGTTCTTCTCTGCCTCGGACGTCGGCTGGGTAGTGGGCCACTCCTATATCGTCTATGCACCACTGCTGCGCGGCTGTACCACCGTTGTGTACGAGGGCAAGCCGGTCAAGACGCCGGATGCCGGTGCCTTCTGGCGGCTCGTCAGCCAGTATCGTGTCAAGAGCTTCTTCACCGCTCCGACGGCTTTTCGTGCGATCAAGAAGGAGGATCCAGACGGCAAGCTGTTGCAGCAGTACGACATCTCCTGCCTGAAGGCGCTCTATCTGGCCGGTGAGCGCCTCGACCCGCCGACGTTCCATTGGCTCGACGACCTGCTCGAGGTGCCGGTTATCGACCACTGGTGGCAGACCGAGAGCGGCTGGCCGATCGCCGCCAACCTGCAAGGGTTGGAGCCGATGCCCACCAAGGCCGGCAGCGCCACCGTACCGGTACCCGGCTTCAACGTGCAGATCCTGGATCGCGAGGGCGAACAGTCCGGGCCGATGGCACAAGGCAGCGTAGTGATCAAGCAGCCCTTGCCGCCGGGTTGCCTGGTGGGAATATGGGGCGACCCGAAACGCTTTCACAGCGCCTACATGGCAGCTTACCCAGGCTATTACCTGACTGGCGACGGCGGCTACTTCGACGAAGACGGCTATCTGTTCATCATGGGGCGTACCGATGACGTCATCAACGTGGCCGGGCACCGACTATCGACTGGAGAAATGGAAGAGGTGGTCGGTGCGCACAAAGCGGTAGCTGAATGTGCCGTCATCGGCATCCACGATGCACTCAAGGGGCAGATACCGGTCGGCCTGGTAATACCCAAGGACGGCTTCGACGGCGACGAGGTCACGCTCGAGAACGAGCTGATCGCGCTGGTGCGTGAGAAGATCGGCCCAGTTGCCTGCTTCAAGCAGGTCCTGGTAGTCAACCGGCTGCCCAAGACTCGCTCCGGCAAGATTCTGCGCAAGCTGTTGCGCAATATTGCCGACGGCAAGGAGTACGGTGTGCCTTCGACCATTGACGATCCGGCCAGCCTCCAGGACGTGCATGAAGCCATGAGGGAGCGCGACGTCGGCTCCGCCCACGAGGCTCGCCAAGTCTGA
- a CDS encoding 7-cyano-7-deazaguanine/7-aminomethyl-7-deazaguanine transporter yields the protein MFVLSQAQQRRCMLLLVSFHILVIAASNYLVQLPFTLFGFHTTWGAFSFPFIFLATDLTVRLFGKEQARAIIMRVMLPALIISYVVSVVFPRGSFVGFETLGEWNLFVARIALASFTAYVLGQLLDVQVFDRLRALRSWWIAPAVSTVLGNLADTAAFFAMAFYRSPDPFMAANWVEIATVDYVIKLVISLLFFLPLYGVLLAWLSRRLVEFTGQQDLVPQRS from the coding sequence ATGTTCGTATTGTCGCAAGCGCAGCAGCGCCGCTGCATGCTGTTGCTGGTGTCGTTCCATATTCTGGTGATCGCCGCCAGCAACTATCTCGTGCAGTTGCCTTTTACTCTGTTCGGGTTCCACACCACCTGGGGGGCGTTCAGCTTTCCCTTCATCTTCCTTGCCACCGACCTCACGGTGAGGCTGTTCGGCAAGGAGCAGGCACGAGCCATCATCATGCGGGTCATGCTGCCGGCATTGATCATCTCCTATGTCGTCTCGGTCGTCTTCCCGCGCGGTAGTTTCGTCGGGTTCGAAACGCTGGGAGAGTGGAACCTGTTCGTGGCCCGTATCGCACTGGCGAGTTTCACGGCCTATGTACTGGGTCAATTGCTCGACGTTCAGGTTTTCGATCGCCTGCGCGCCCTGCGGTCGTGGTGGATAGCGCCGGCAGTTTCCACCGTGCTGGGTAACCTTGCCGATACGGCGGCATTCTTCGCCATGGCGTTCTACCGCAGTCCCGACCCCTTCATGGCGGCGAACTGGGTTGAAATCGCTACGGTGGACTACGTGATCAAGCTCGTCATCAGCCTGTTGTTCTTCCTGCCGTTGTATGGCGTGCTGCTGGCCTGGCTGAGCCGCAGGCTGGTGGAATTCACCGGGCAGCAGGATCTGGTGCCTCAGCGCTCCTGA
- a CDS encoding alpha/beta fold hydrolase, whose amino-acid sequence MSVELNYQDTGGEGTPLIVVHGLLGSADNWRSHVKQWQDRRRVVAVDLRNHGRSPHAEGMSYHEMAEDLLALMDRLHIEKAHLLGHSMGGKVVISLARLAPDRVASLIVADIAPQAYGHGHDAVFAGLRHLQRGNPTNRREADELLAEHVDERATRLFLATNLERAESGELVLRVGLDQIEAGYQDIMQEPAGEGAFEGPVLVLRGGRSHYVPDAALSGLREVLPHSQLVTLDEAGHWLHAEQPEAFQSAVNDFLDSLAD is encoded by the coding sequence ATGAGCGTCGAACTCAACTATCAGGACACCGGCGGAGAGGGCACGCCCCTAATCGTGGTCCACGGCCTGCTGGGCAGTGCCGATAACTGGCGTTCGCACGTCAAGCAGTGGCAAGATCGGCGGCGCGTGGTGGCGGTCGACTTGCGTAACCACGGCCGCTCCCCCCATGCTGAGGGTATGAGCTATCACGAGATGGCCGAAGATCTGCTGGCACTCATGGATCGCTTGCACATCGAGAAGGCGCACCTGCTCGGCCACTCTATGGGCGGCAAGGTCGTCATCAGCCTGGCACGCCTGGCGCCCGATCGCGTGGCATCGCTGATAGTCGCGGATATCGCACCACAAGCCTACGGGCATGGTCATGACGCCGTATTCGCCGGGCTCAGGCATCTCCAGCGTGGCAACCCCACGAATCGGCGCGAAGCCGATGAACTGTTGGCCGAGCATGTCGACGAGCGCGCCACCCGGCTGTTTCTGGCCACCAACCTGGAGCGTGCCGAAAGTGGTGAGCTAGTGCTGCGAGTCGGCCTCGACCAGATCGAGGCTGGCTACCAGGACATCATGCAGGAACCGGCCGGGGAGGGTGCCTTCGAGGGACCAGTGCTAGTACTGCGGGGAGGCAGATCGCACTACGTACCGGATGCTGCCTTGTCGGGTCTGCGTGAGGTGCTGCCTCACTCGCAGCTAGTGACGCTCGACGAGGCCGGCCATTGGCTGCACGCCGAGCAGCCCGAAGCGTTCCAGTCGGCGGTCAACGATTTTCTGGATTCGCTGGCCGACTGA
- a CDS encoding ABC transporter substrate-binding protein: MAKPYRSCMARALAGTIAILTLPFSLQLGAETDRESAPLPAPPLQLDPIVKVPSLMLRDTETLSPSEATPIIEVPSVIEGSGGVDHRLTNEPNVEPRRAEPVLDVPSVVSEPAEPIVPPPLTRLTVTLEWYLNPQHASLLVAREKGMFSRRGLDVALAVPADPSVPAKLLAAGRTDLALGRQPQLHLLADKGLPLIRVATLVAAPVSGLVLNASLDNESPEPPIEGLRIGFTDVDGRDVLLAGMLKKQLGVANGLELVGLEEVGYSTLDAMREQRIDGMVVNHRYLLPRQLADEGVMTRMLLSEANGLPAHDGLILMANRDRLNGKRDAVRRLVSALEEAALWIVNHPQEAWKLLERVEPALADQASQDAWADIFPRLALQPAAVDHGRYLRFEQYLFDAGVVEAVTPLEQLAIDLGTAAP, encoded by the coding sequence ATGGCCAAGCCCTACCGAAGCTGCATGGCTCGCGCCCTGGCTGGAACGATTGCAATCCTGACTCTGCCGTTTTCCCTGCAACTCGGGGCTGAAACCGACAGGGAAAGCGCACCGCTCCCCGCGCCTCCGCTGCAGCTCGATCCTATCGTCAAGGTGCCCTCGTTGATGCTGCGGGACACCGAAACCTTGTCGCCAAGCGAAGCTACGCCGATCATCGAGGTGCCATCTGTGATCGAGGGCTCGGGAGGCGTCGATCATCGGCTGACGAACGAGCCTAACGTCGAGCCACGCCGAGCAGAGCCGGTCCTGGATGTACCCTCGGTGGTCAGTGAACCTGCCGAGCCCATCGTGCCGCCCCCCCTGACCCGCCTGACCGTTACCCTCGAATGGTATCTCAATCCTCAGCATGCCTCCCTGCTGGTGGCTCGCGAGAAAGGCATGTTCTCTCGCCGAGGTCTGGATGTGGCGCTGGCAGTACCTGCAGATCCCAGCGTGCCTGCCAAACTGCTGGCTGCAGGACGCACCGACCTGGCGCTCGGACGCCAGCCTCAGCTCCATTTGCTGGCCGATAAAGGGCTGCCACTGATACGCGTGGCCACTTTGGTTGCGGCTCCCGTTTCAGGCCTGGTGCTGAATGCCAGCCTTGACAATGAATCCCCCGAGCCCCCTATCGAGGGGTTGCGTATTGGTTTTACCGATGTCGACGGCCGCGATGTGCTGCTGGCTGGAATGCTCAAGAAGCAGCTGGGTGTGGCAAACGGTCTGGAACTGGTTGGGCTCGAGGAAGTTGGCTACTCGACTCTCGATGCCATGCGGGAGCAGCGTATCGATGGAATGGTGGTGAACCATCGATATCTGCTCCCCCGACAACTGGCCGATGAGGGAGTGATGACGAGAATGCTGCTGAGCGAGGCAAATGGGCTGCCCGCCCATGATGGATTGATCCTGATGGCCAATCGAGACCGGCTCAATGGCAAGCGTGATGCCGTACGCCGCTTGGTATCGGCCCTGGAAGAGGCCGCGCTGTGGATCGTCAACCATCCGCAGGAGGCCTGGAAGCTGCTGGAGAGGGTCGAGCCTGCACTCGCCGATCAAGCCAGCCAGGACGCCTGGGCTGACATTTTCCCTCGTCTGGCGCTGCAGCCTGCAGCCGTGGACCATGGCCGCTATCTGCGCTTCGAACAGTACCTTTTCGATGCGGGTGTCGTTGAAGCCGTGACGCCGCTTGAGCAACTTGCCATCGACCTCGGCACGGCTGCTCCCTGA